One part of the Phoenix dactylifera cultivar Barhee BC4 chromosome 4, palm_55x_up_171113_PBpolish2nd_filt_p, whole genome shotgun sequence genome encodes these proteins:
- the LOC120110653 gene encoding uncharacterized protein LOC120110653 — protein sequence MKTPRDGEGSSGPAGAGPNLSWAEKVGGAPRETGWTNYRMSAEELEAVQQHFTGTVKPSLERLEKASEAWRSSAVIVRSLGKRVPAEWIGREARLRGKLDYEVEALPMAEGHVVVRFKGEEDREVALTRGPWMAGGQILAVERWRPDFIPCAKMVNNVLVWVRLPDLPLEFWVIESIMEVAVAVGRPIAVDGFTEKRSRIGFARVLVEVDASRPLRSRAFVRGLTERFWQAFVYESLPAVCYNCGLIGHGETECCLPYSIPGEGTGKEGLGDAEMGDANGLKGNREGQSHGGGGYRVFGPWLSTNRVRVQRPTKPGNKSRSTVAKPAGDVEGQQYVVGEKSSGVDGAISPVSPPDLEGWQKPTKVARRRSPVAGRGLGNLGLAGLVVEDAGKKMTPDLGLAGSGPEYIQAGRKPSEDGLQLRPGGGRARPRPMLDRRCGPSLRAAGPGPGPKQGSGPCGEPGPDKVRLIERAQPAETGP from the coding sequence ATGAAGACTCCAAGGGACGGAGAGGGAAGCTCTGGCCCGGCGGGGGCGGGGCCCAACTTGTCGTGGGCGGAGAAGGTCGGAGGAGCCCCTCGGGAGACGGGTTGGACCAACTACCGGATGTCGGCCGAGGAGTTGGAAGCTGTTCAACAGCACTTTACGGGGACCGTGAAACCATCATTGGAGAGGCTGGAGAAGGCGAGTGAAGCTTGGAGGTCCTCGGCAGTGATAGTGAGGAGTCTAGGGAAGCGGGTGCCGGCCGAGTGGATTGGTAGGGAGGCACGTCTGAGAGGGAAACTGGATTATGAGGTAGAGGCACTTCCAATGGCGGAAGGGCATGTTGTTGTCCGGTTCAAGGGAGAGGAGGATCGGGAGGTGGCGCTGACGAGGGGGCCTTGGATGGCAGGCGGACAGATCTTGGCTGTGGAGAGATGGCGCCCAGACTTCATCCCATGTGCGAAGATGGTTAACAACGTACTAGTGTGGGTGCGGCTTCCAGATCTTCCACTGGAGTTCTGGGTGATAGAGTCAATCATGGAGGTGGCCGTGGCGGTCGGCCGCCCCATCGCTGTGGATGGATTTACAGAGAAGAGGAGCAGAATAGGCTTCGCACGAGTCTTGGTAGAGGTAGATGCAAGTCGTCCTCTTCGGTCCAGGGCCTTCGTCCGAGGACTGACCGAGCGCTTCTGGCAAGCCTTTGTGTATGAAAGCTTGCCGGCGGTATGCTATAACTGCGGACTCATTGGGCATGGGGAGACTGAATGCTGCTTGCCATACTCGATCCCGGGTGAGGGTACCGGGAAGGAAGGGCTCGGCGACGCAGAGATGGGGGATGCTAATGGCCTGAAGGGGAATCGGGAGGGGCAGAGCCATGGAGGAGGCGGGTATAGGGTCTTCGGCCCGTGGTTATCCACCAACAGGGTTCGGGTGCAGCGGCCGACCAAGCCAGGGAATAAGTCGAGGAGCACGGTTGCGAAACCAGCCGGAGACGTCGAGGGTCAGCAGTATGTAGTCGGCGAGAAGAGTTCAGGTGTTGATGGTGCGATCTCGCCGGTCTCGCCGCCGGATCTTGAGGGGTGGCAGAAACCTACTAAGGTCGCGCGGAGGAGGTCGCCGGTGGCTGGTCGAGGGCTGGGTAACCTGGGGCTCGCCGGACTGGTGGTAGAGgacgcggggaagaagatgacacCAGACCTTGGACTGGCTGGGTCAGGGCCCGAGTACATTCAAGCGGGCCGGAAGCCCAGTGAAGACGGGCTCCAACTCAGGCCTGGTGGAGGACGGGCTAGGCCCAGGCCCATGCTCGACCGACGATGCGGGCCAAGCCTTCGGGCCGCAGGCCCAGGGCCAGGGCCCAAACAAGGATCCGGCCCGTGCGGTGAACCGGGCCCAGACAAAGTTAGGCTCATCGAGCGGGCCCAGCCCGCTGAAACGGGCCCGTAG